Proteins found in one Aquibium microcysteis genomic segment:
- the mtnA gene encoding S-methyl-5-thioribose-1-phosphate isomerase: MKVADRHYRTIWPAANGRSVEIIDQRWLPHEFRVVTLSTMADVATAIRDMWVRGAPLIGVTAAYGMAIAMLEDSSDAGLDHAWEVLHETRPTAINLRWALDDMRRLLAPMPAAQRADAAFARAAAIADEDVELNRNIGKHGLDIIRRIAAGKQPGEPVRILTHCNAGWLATVDYGTATSPIYLATEEGIPVHVYVDETRPRNQGAQLTAWEMVGQGVPHTLLVDNAGGHLMQHGMVDMVIVGTDRTTRNGDVCNKIGTYLKALAAHDNGVPFYVALPSPTIDWTVGDGVREIPIEERSGDEVSLVWGRAADGTVVQVRISPDGTSAANPAFDVTPARLVTGLITERGVAEASETGLRGLFPAS, translated from the coding sequence TTGAAGGTTGCAGACCGCCACTACCGCACGATCTGGCCGGCCGCGAACGGCCGGTCGGTCGAGATCATCGACCAGCGCTGGCTGCCGCACGAGTTCCGCGTGGTGACGCTTTCGACGATGGCCGACGTCGCCACCGCCATTCGCGACATGTGGGTGCGCGGCGCGCCGCTGATCGGCGTCACCGCAGCCTATGGCATGGCGATCGCCATGCTGGAGGATTCGTCCGACGCCGGGCTCGACCACGCCTGGGAGGTGCTCCACGAAACCCGCCCGACCGCGATCAACCTGCGCTGGGCGCTCGACGACATGCGCCGGCTGCTGGCGCCGATGCCTGCCGCGCAGCGCGCCGACGCGGCGTTCGCCCGCGCTGCCGCGATCGCCGACGAGGACGTGGAACTCAACCGCAATATCGGAAAGCATGGCCTGGACATCATCCGCAGGATCGCGGCGGGCAAGCAGCCGGGCGAGCCGGTGCGCATCCTCACCCATTGCAATGCCGGCTGGCTGGCTACCGTCGACTACGGCACGGCCACGTCGCCCATCTACCTCGCCACAGAGGAAGGCATTCCGGTCCACGTCTATGTCGACGAGACGCGGCCCCGCAACCAGGGCGCGCAGTTGACGGCCTGGGAGATGGTCGGACAGGGCGTGCCGCACACGCTGCTGGTCGACAATGCCGGCGGCCATCTGATGCAGCACGGCATGGTCGACATGGTGATCGTCGGCACCGACCGCACGACGCGCAATGGCGACGTCTGCAACAAGATCGGCACCTATCTGAAGGCGCTGGCCGCCCACGACAACGGCGTGCCTTTCTACGTGGCGCTGCCCTCGCCGACGATCGACTGGACGGTCGGCGACGGCGTGCGCGAGATTCCGATCGAGGAACGGTCCGGCGACGAGGTCTCGCTCGTGTGGGGCCGGGCAGCCGACGGCACGGTGGTGCAGGTGCGCATCTCGCCCGACGGGACCAGCGCCGCGAACCCGGCCTTCGACGTGACGCCGGCGCGGCTCGTCACCGGGCTGATCACCGAGCGCGGCGTCGCCGAAGCATCAGAGACCGGCCTGCGGGGCCTCTTCCCGGCGAGCTGA
- the mtnK gene encoding S-methyl-5-thioribose kinase has product MAGSAYEALTVETLAARLGSVAAMRGTLGDPAGWRVREVGDGNLNLVFIVEAGNAGLIVKQALPYVRLVGESWPLPLKRSFFEYHALTRQAARDPGRVPAVLHFDEAQSLIVMEFLTPHVILRRALIEGRMPPKIARDLGLFMARTLFRGSDLSMATRERKADLALFADNVELCDITENLVFSDPYFEAELNAHTTPQLDAMVAELRTDRDMKVAAQQMKHLFAAKAETLVHGDLHTGSIMVTDEDTRVIDPEFAFYAPMAFDVGMLFANFWMAYFSQDGHETGGSRDAMRAFLIDTTEDCWSTFRGEFSRLWRSERTGILYQRSLFEDRGDALGSEQALDRILHDIWVDMLGFAGVEIHRRILGLAHNADFESIEDRDLRAACETKALKFGRQIAVNRASIHGLAEVNGLARRLQSGEVA; this is encoded by the coding sequence ATGGCAGGCTCGGCCTACGAGGCTCTGACGGTGGAGACGCTTGCCGCGCGGCTGGGCAGCGTGGCGGCAATGCGCGGAACGCTGGGCGATCCGGCCGGCTGGCGCGTGCGCGAGGTCGGCGACGGCAATCTCAATCTGGTCTTCATCGTCGAGGCCGGCAATGCCGGGCTGATCGTCAAGCAGGCGCTGCCCTATGTGCGGCTCGTCGGCGAGAGCTGGCCGCTGCCGCTGAAGCGTAGCTTTTTCGAATACCACGCCCTGACCCGCCAGGCGGCCCGCGATCCCGGCCGCGTCCCGGCCGTGCTGCATTTCGACGAGGCTCAATCGCTGATCGTCATGGAGTTCCTGACGCCGCACGTCATCCTGCGCCGCGCCCTGATCGAGGGTCGGATGCCGCCGAAGATCGCCCGCGATCTCGGCCTGTTCATGGCGCGCACCCTGTTCCGCGGCTCGGACCTGTCGATGGCGACGCGCGAACGCAAGGCGGATCTCGCGCTCTTCGCCGACAATGTCGAGCTCTGCGACATCACCGAGAACCTCGTCTTCTCCGACCCCTATTTCGAGGCGGAACTCAACGCCCACACCACACCGCAGCTCGACGCGATGGTGGCGGAGCTGCGCACCGACCGCGACATGAAGGTTGCCGCGCAGCAGATGAAGCATCTCTTCGCCGCGAAGGCCGAGACGCTCGTGCATGGCGACCTGCACACGGGCTCGATCATGGTCACCGACGAGGACACCCGCGTCATCGACCCCGAATTCGCTTTCTATGCACCGATGGCCTTCGACGTCGGCATGCTCTTCGCCAATTTCTGGATGGCCTACTTCTCGCAGGACGGCCACGAAACAGGCGGTTCGCGCGATGCGATGCGGGCCTTCCTGATCGACACGACGGAAGACTGCTGGAGCACCTTCCGCGGCGAGTTTTCGCGCCTGTGGCGGTCGGAGCGCACCGGCATCCTCTACCAGCGCAGCCTGTTCGAGGATCGCGGCGACGCGCTCGGCAGCGAGCAGGCGCTCGACCGTATCCTGCACGACATCTGGGTGGACATGCTGGGCTTCGCCGGTGTCGAGATCCACCGCCGCATCCTCGGCCTCGCCCACAATGCGGATTTCGAGAGCATCGAGGATCGCGACCTGCGGGCGGCCTGCGAGACGAAGGCGCTCAAGTTCGGGCGCCAGATCGCCGTAAACCGCGCCTCGATTCATGGCCTGGCCGAGGTCAACGGGCTGGCACGCCGCCTCCAGTCGGGAGAAGTCGCTTGA